The stretch of DNA GGTGGACGGCGGGGGCGACGAGGGCCGTGGGCTCGCGCGGGCGGCGCGGAAGAAGGCGGTGCGGTTCCAGTTGATGCGGAACGTGGCCGTGGCCGCCGACGACCGGCGGGCCTGGCGCTCCTCGGAGCGGATCGGGTCGCGCCGGTCCGACGGCCTGTAGGCGGAGGCGGCATGCACGTGCCCGTCCTGCTGCGGGAGACCCTCGAGGCGATGGGGATCCGGGCGGGGGGCACGTACATCGACGGGACGGTGGGGAACGGCGGGCACGCGGCGGCGATCCTGGAGCGGGCCGGACCCCGGGGGCGGCTGCTGGGGATCGACCGGGATGGCGAGACCCTGCCGCGCGCGGCGGATCGGCTTTCGCGGGTCGGCGGGTGGTACCGGTTGGAGCAGGGGGACTACGCGGATATGAAGGCGCTGGGGCTCCGGAACGGAATCGAGAAGGCGGACGGCATTCTCCTGGACCTGGGGATGTCCTCGGAGCAGGTGGACGACGCCGCGCGCGGGTTCAGCTTCCAGCAGAACGGGCCGCTGGACATGCGCATGGACCGCGCACAGGTTCCCACGGCCGCGGAGTACGTGAACCATTTGGGCGAGGCGGCGCTCGCGGAGCTCCTGTGGAAGCTGGGCGAGGAGCCGATGGCGCGCCGGATCGCCCGCCGGATCGTGGAGGAGCGGGCGCGTCAGCCGATCGAGACGACCGGCGAACTGGCGGACATCGTGGCGCGGGCGAAAGGCGGGCGAAGGGGCCGGATTCATCCCGCGACGCAGACCTTCCAGGCGTTGCGGATGGCCGTTAACCAGGAACTCGAGAGCCTGGACCGGGCCCTGGCCGCGGCGCCGGACCTGCTGGCGCCCGGGGGCCGGCTGGCGGTGATTTCGTTCCACCGGCTGGAAGACCGGCGGGTGAAGGCGGCGATGGCGGCGCACGTGGGCCGGTGGGAATCGCTGCCGGCGGGCGGGCGTCGATGGGTGGGAGAGCGGCCGGTGCTGCGCTGGATCACGCGCAAGCCGGTCACCTGCTCGGAGGAAGAGCGCGGGGTCAATCCCCGGGCCCGTTCGGCCAAGCTGCGGGTGGCGGAAAGGATCGATTAGGTCATGCGACGGCGGCGGA from Kiritimatiellia bacterium encodes:
- the rsmH gene encoding 16S rRNA (cytosine(1402)-N(4))-methyltransferase RsmH, which gives rise to MHVPVLLRETLEAMGIRAGGTYIDGTVGNGGHAAAILERAGPRGRLLGIDRDGETLPRAADRLSRVGGWYRLEQGDYADMKALGLRNGIEKADGILLDLGMSSEQVDDAARGFSFQQNGPLDMRMDRAQVPTAAEYVNHLGEAALAELLWKLGEEPMARRIARRIVEERARQPIETTGELADIVARAKGGRRGRIHPATQTFQALRMAVNQELESLDRALAAAPDLLAPGGRLAVISFHRLEDRRVKAAMAAHVGRWESLPAGGRRWVGERPVLRWITRKPVTCSEEERGVNPRARSAKLRVAERID